In the Streptomyces sp. SJL17-4 genome, GCCGAGGGGACGGCGAGGGCTCCGATCGCGGCGACCGTCAGCGCGGTACCGGTGAACAGGCGGACAGTGGTGCGCATGGGGGGCCTCCGGGGCGCGCGAGCGGTCGAGCGGGGCGGTCCTTCCGGGAGGGACTTCCCGGAACGACCTTCTGTGACCGAGATAAGAGCCGCCACGCGCGCCGCGCCTCCTGATGAGGCATCAGGATTGGGCCGTCCGATACGGTGTGTCGCCTGGATTTTCTGTGTTTACGCAGGTCAGAGCGGGTTACGTTGTGTCAGCTGATGCCCCGTGCCGAACGGGTGATCAGACGCCCGCCAGGCCGCCGATCGCCGCCAGCGCCCACTCCTGGGCCCCCACCGTCGCGCCGGCCGCGACGCCGGTGGCCACCGGGGCGAGCGCGCCCCGGAGCAGGGTGAGCGCCCGGCGCACCCTGCCCTCCTCGACCGGCTCCTCCTGGCTGATCACCGCCAGGACCTCCTCGGCCGCCTCCTGGGTGTCCTGCCGGTCCTGCTCGGCGAGCCCGGCCCCCGGGAGCTGCCGGAGGAGTTCGTTCACCCGCTCGGCGAGCACCTCGTACCCCGGTGCGACCGGGCCGGCCGGGCCGTTGTTCTGCTGGTTCTGGGTGGCGGTCTCGTTGTCCCAGGCGAACTGGCCCTGCGAGACGGCGCCGTGGAACACCGGTCCGTTGTAGTGGTTCACCTGCGGTGCGTCGTTCTCGTCCGGTCGGTTCATGATCGGGAATCGTCGCCTTCTGTCCTCTGCCGGTTCTGGATGACGTTCTCGTTGCCCCAGGCCACCTGGATGTCCCGGGTCGGTCCGTTGAAGACCGGTCCGTTGAAGATGTTGATGACCTGCTGGGGCGGCCCGGCGGGCTTCTCCGCGTGCCGGAGGACCTTGAGCGAGGTGCGCAGCCCGGTCGTCTCGACCCGGCCGTTGCCGACGACGGCCGCCCCGCGGGTGCCGTTCACCGTGCAGTCCAGCAGTTGCCCGCCCGCCTCCTCGTCGAAACTCGCGCCTGCGGTCGCGCAGTCGGTGAACTCGCTCCGGGTGACGTTCAGGTACGCGGAGCCCGTCCCGTAGACGCCGAACGCCCCCGAGCCGTTCACGGTCAGGTTCCGTGCGATGAGCCGACCGCTGCCGAGGGCCCCGGCCCCGGCGCTGCTCACCGCCGTGACGACGCTGTCGGTGACGCGCAGTTGGGCCTCGTCGGAGACGCCGAAACCCAGCATGCCGTGCTCCGCCGTCACGTTCCTGAGCGTGACGCGGGACTGGCCGCCGATGGCCACGGCGGCCATCTCGCAGTCGCGGAACACCGTGTCGGTGACCTCGGCCGTGGTGCCGCCGTCGCCCCGGGCCTCCAGGCCGGACTGGCAGCGGTCCACGCGTACCTGCTCGAAGGTGGCCCCGGAGTCGTCGAAGACCCGCAGCGCGGCGTTCGTCAGGTCCTCGACCGCGATGCCGGTGAAGCGGCCCCGGGAGCTCTCGGTGACCGCGATCCCGACGTTGCCCCCGGCGATGCGGCCCCCGTGCACCTCCGGCGCGCCGCCCTTGGTCGCGAACACGGCGATATTGCCGGAGCCGAGCACCTGGCAGTCCTCGAACCGGCCCCGGGCGGCCGTCTGCACGTTGATGCCGGTGTCGCGGCAGTCGGCGAGGACACAGCCGCGTACCACCGGGTCGGCGCCGCTCGACGCGCCGATGCCGTGCCGCGCGCCGGTGACCCGGGTGGTGTCGACGGAGCCCCGGGACTGCTCGGTGAACATGATCCCCTCGGCGTGCACGGCGGTGATCACGCAGTCCGTCACGACGAGCCGCGCACGGGCGTCCGCCCAGAGGGCCGCCTGCCCGGTGCCGGTCAGCTCGCAGCCGACGAGCTCGGCGTGCGCGTCGCTGACCCGGAGCCCGTGGATCCTGCTCCCCTCGATCCGGCTGCCCCGGACGGAGACCCGGGCCCCTTCGATGACGGCGATCGCGTTGTCGGCGGCGTCGGTGAACCGGCACCGCTCGACCAGCCCCGCACCCCCGGCGAAG is a window encoding:
- a CDS encoding right-handed parallel beta-helix repeat-containing protein, producing MVARYVVSPRGGRRAHPDITSALRAAGARGRPALIEIAPGRYEEALVVRGDVQLVAAEGPGSVVVGLPRGTVLDASGAVRVHGLTLVGREADVVACHAGTLTLDHTEVWAHNGVAVHARPHSTVTLRDGLIAHGRALFAGGAGLVERCRFTDAADNAIAVIEGARVSVRGSRIEGSRIHGLRVSDAHAELVGCELTGTGQAALWADARARLVVTDCVITAVHAEGIMFTEQSRGSVDTTRVTGARHGIGASSGADPVVRGCVLADCRDTGINVQTAARGRFEDCQVLGSGNIAVFATKGGAPEVHGGRIAGGNVGIAVTESSRGRFTGIAVEDLTNAALRVFDDSGATFEQVRVDRCQSGLEARGDGGTTAEVTDTVFRDCEMAAVAIGGQSRVTLRNVTAEHGMLGFGVSDEAQLRVTDSVVTAVSSAGAGALGSGRLIARNLTVNGSGAFGVYGTGSAYLNVTRSEFTDCATAGASFDEEAGGQLLDCTVNGTRGAAVVGNGRVETTGLRTSLKVLRHAEKPAGPPQQVINIFNGPVFNGPTRDIQVAWGNENVIQNRQRTEGDDSRS